GAAGCCTAAAGAAGAAGTAAagacaaatttgaaattttgtacaaattttgtGTCATTTGTGTGAAATTTGTGTTgttgataaattataataatgtttaaagtgatatttgaaatttgagaaagttttaacctttcaaaaaaaaaaagtgtgaaagtaaaagagaaatgctagatgtactaaatcttttaccaagagatgagtaccaagatgatgtggagcttatttattggtactcgtagcatttatttttattaattattttgattatctctaatgaataagctccacatcatcttggtacccatctcttgatagaaaaatttgtacccctagcattttttttttttttttttggcacttaCTCtgtcaaactaccatttttgacacttgaaacattttttttttagcgttTAACTCTTACTTAAAATGAACGATAGCGAAAAACGGCCGTCGACTGTCAATGGGTAGTCCAGTGAAGATCCGTCGAACTCCGGCAGTTTGAGAAAAAGAAGACCAACTTTTGAAGTATAAAGAGAAATGGTacacaaatttttaaatttacacttttaaatGCTTATTCTTTGAGATGTCAgcgaaaattattattgaattcaaaatttaataaattttttgtcatgttaaaaatattaaacgTTTAGGAATATAAActtagaggtttttttttttttttttttagcatttttcaagTATAAAGGCCCATCATGAAAATcgtaatgctccatttgttgaTACGTCACCTCTATTATGGTGATTGGTGAGCATCTCTTTGCTCATATCGGCTATGGGTCTCCCTTTCAGATtgaagaaaagcaaaagaaaaatgctagggGTACAAATTTTTCTACCAAGATGATGCAGAGCTAATTTATTGGTACTcgtagcatttatttttattaattattttgattaattctAATGAATAAGCTCAACATCATCTTGGTTCtcatctcttggtaaaagatttagtacatctagcatttctctaaaaaaaaaaaaaaaaaaaaaaagtagaaaaaaaattattcaagtaAAAAAAGATTGTACGAGTCAAAGAAGCAACTTGCTGTGAACGTAGTGAAGGTGGGACTCACTTCTCAATTTGTCTATCTCGATTGCTTATACAAGAAACAACTTGCTGTACACGTATTGAAGGTTTTGTgcactacaaaataaaagcaTCTCTCTTCTTCAATTCCATTCCACTCTTTCATACACTTTTGTTTTAGCGCCTAATTGCTATACCGTTCCATGTCTTACATTCCCCCACACAAGCGGCAGTCGAAGGACCCTGATAGGCCCTCACCAATACCAGAATCCCTTCCTCGTGAATTCAGGAGAAATCTTGATACGAGTTCATCCAAATCTAATCAAGGAAGAAGCTTTAAGATTGTCTATGCAGGCCGGGCTGTAACCTTATGGTTTGCAGTTGGTTTGGATGACAACAACCAATTTCCATCTTCCGTACATCTCGAGCCAGTTCCCATGGAGTTTATTGAGAGAAAATTCGGGGGAAAACCCCTTGCTTTGGCGAACCGAAATCCAGGTAAATGTTAGTGGTGGGTACCATTTTGCTGCTCTCGTTTTGTCTCTGGAATTGCTGATTAATAATGGGTTTCTCGGTTTTGGTTAGTTGAGAGTGCGCAAGTGGGAGGAAGTTGTATGAGGAAGCCATGGGAGTCTATTGCAGAAAATGTCCTGCCGAACCTGCTTTCCTCTTTTGAGAATTTGCGGAATGAAGTGGTTTGCCAAAAGTTGGAAAGCGTCAAGCCAACGCTGGTTGCTAGATTTGGGAAAATTCTTTTTCATGGGTAATTGCTTTTTCTGTGAGTTTTTGTTAGTTATTGCTTCATTTGGTTAATCTGCCTTACTTAAATAGCaatgttttcttattttttggcaCCCCATGAAAATTTAGTTCAGAATAAAGAAAATTTCTCACTCCAAGAGCATGAGTATTATGGATCATGGATGTAACAACTTTGAAAGCGAGATTAAGGCAAGAAAATGTGTAGGGTCGATAACTAGGAAGGACTAGGCGAGATGTGATTGGAATGGAAGAAAAACGGAATACAGAACACTTAGAGGTTTGTGTTCAAATGACCCGAGCCGTGTTTGGACAAGGCAACTCATTCGAATGAGGAAACTCGTTTGAACACCAATTGAACTTGTCATGTAGGACACCGCATCTCAAATAATTTGAAACTAGTTTGAATGAGACACGGTCCATTTGAACGGGGACGACCTTGCATGTGACTTAGGATTGacaaattttgacacgacccgcgaattcCGACACGACATTAGAGGGTTAGGATTTGGCATAAATGAGTCAACCCTCTTGACCCGCTTAATAAACGGGTCAATCATGGGTCAACCCATTGTTGTagattggtgttgcatgtgtaagagaaGTAGAGAGTTTTTGGATTACTTTCCACTCCATTGTAAGATTGTCAGTGCTTTTTAGATTGATATTTTCAGTTGTGTTGGGTtagcttgggttatgcctaggagagtaGTAGACctttttgcttgttggagaTGGTTGTGCGGTAGCCTCAAAATGCATcaatgtggaagatggttccgtcttgccttttgtggtgtctttggagggaaataaATTATAGAAGTTGTTAAAACCGCAAGAGAATGGTGGTGGACAAAAGTTTTGCTTTTTCAAAAGTCTTTATCACGAGACAATTGCTTTAGATCTTAATTCGCTtagtttttatgattttcttgtttatttttttaatcttctctTTCTAGCTTGGtgtatctcttgtatacttcttaaGTTGGGTTGTGCCTTTTGCGCTTttcaatgatattttgattagtTATAAAAAAAGCAATAATTACCTAGATCTTTGTCACGCAGAAGCCCTTCAATCAGCCAGGAAACTACCACAATGGATTTGGCTGGAGAAACCACattgagaaaattgaaaagatcaTTTTACACAAGTGTTCCTAATTCATTCGCGGAAAACATCATGGGGGAAGTTGGCAGAAAGATTGAAGTTGACTTTGAAGAAGAGAAAGATTTATACCATGTGAAGGTATTTCTTGCTATATACCTCTGCTTAGTAGGTTCAGATTCACGCTGTTTACACTTTTGATTCAGTTGGCTACTGACTACCTCAATTTATTTTCTCATGTTGTATAGTTGTCTGATGCCACACAACCGGATTCAACTCTTTCTTGCAAATGTAGTGTGATGAAAGAACATAAAAAGCTTCAGCTTTATAAGGCAAGTTTCAGCTTAAAATCAATGCACATAGCTGTATTAGGTTGGAGAGATGATGATTTGTTAGTTTTCCTGTTTTGTTAATTCTACGTTAAAAATACCTCAATGTACTGTAAAGTGCATAATAGGAATAACTGCTGGCTAGGTTTAGCTTCCTAAATTGCTGCCCTTTTAAGCCAAGTGGATTTCTCTTCCCTTGAAAGTTGGAGATTTAGTAAGGTTCTTCTAATGTTtggctaaaaagaaaaagggtctGACTTTATTTTCTCCCCTGTATCTTGTCAGTTTTACTATTTCCTTCCAATTGTTTATAACGATTGTTTGGAGGCTTATGTTGAAATTGTCATCACTGTAGGTTGAACTAAACCCGGTGCGTCACATGGTTGTGGACACATCGTGCCTTGATAAAAGTTTAGACCTAAGGCTGATGCTATACACCAAGGGCATCTTAACAGCTCTCACTGTAAGTTTCTTTGTTACAGTCGCTGTCATATCTTGCTTTTTACATTACTTCATAAAAATTGATCATGTTCATCCCCATATCTGCTCATATTAAtaggtattaaaaaaatttcacaggGGTGGAATCTTTACGCTAGAGCTTTTATTAATCTGAATCCTTatctggaaaagaaaaaaaaggtgatatAATCTTTAATTGTTAAACATATGTATGCGTTTATGTCACTTCAGGCAGGTAAATGTGGCAGTATCCACCCAAATTTCTAACAAAAAGTTTCCTCTAGATGAACATAGATATTAGTATATGCAAATAGGATAAGGTTTCTTTGAATCAAGTTTTAGTTGCAATCACAAAGACTTGAAAATGGAAACCGGGGAAAAGATTATGTAATTATGACTCATCTTCAATAAATGGTGTGAGTTTACACATGTGAGTATAAAAAGATTGAGTCTCACATTGGAAAAGTGTAACCAGTTTGAGTGATTAATATAGCAATGTTGGGCCCAAAGCCataggcttaagcttttgagttgAGTGGTGTCTCAACATGCTTATGGGCTTACTAAAAGACTCCTCAAATAGTATCAATCTTCGTAACAAGTGATATAAGAGCTGATGGTGGTGTGCGGTATGGTGGAGTGGTGCAAGCACAAACAAAGGTCCCTGGAGTAGGGACAAATGTGTAAGGTGCAAGTATGGATGAGGGTCCTTTGAGTAAGAGGCAAAAGTTCATGGCATGGGCTTGTACGAGGATTCTTGGTGTAAGGACAAATGTGCAAGGTGTGAGTATGGAGCGAGTATGGACAGGGGTCCTTGGAGTTTGGGGCAAAGGTTCATGATATAGGTACAAACGAGAATCCTTGGTGTAGGGCCACAAGTGATCTTGAAGAGGGCCCATAAGATTGAGAAAAAGCTTCCGTTTGAGGGGGAGTGTAGCAATGTGGTGATAGACTCACACGTGAATGGGAGATTGTTGAGTTAACATGTGAGTCTAAAAAGATTTGAGTCTCACTTTGGAAAATTGTAACAATGTGggcattttgattttgattttgggcattttgattttggttatgattgaagatgcaaaaggatgagtgaaccaaaaaaaaaaaattggcacagGATCGAATATTGGcattagcctatagctctgatatTATGTAAGAAAACATAATCTAGGGAAGTGTTgagaataagaaagagagacatagaattaaggtggttcggtCAACTCTTGTCTTAATAGAAAGATAATGCATTTACCTTGAGATTCCTTTGATGGGGTTTTGAgagcatttttgtcatttcaagtaaaaaattagCACGTGTATGGCATGTGTTACAAATTTCATCCCTTTTAATGCGCTCGGCTAACGGAAGGGTATTTTTACTAACAATTGATAGTTGGAGGGGGTTATGTGTCATGAGTGTAAGTTCGGAAGGGCAAGTGAGAAAGAAGTCTTCTAGTGTACTAGGCTAGCGCTCCTTtgtgcttttaatgaatttgaattACTTAAGGTTGAGTGTCAGTTCGTGGGGgataaatgtaattttcccaTTATTTATCTATTGTTATGCGAGTCATTCTGCGTGTGTGTGCATGCCAATGCCTATATATCAAACAAGAAATGAAAAGCACGTGTATGAAAAGCATATTTATGTTTAGGTTTTAGTTTTATAGGTTTGTTGAAGTAAGTTTTGTGTGTACTTATTTATTGACTGAAAAAACGTAttcaaattttgatttcttcCCTCAACATATTTTAGTAggaaatattaattataatattcatTTGCTATGAAGCAACctgaacaaaaaagaaaaagaacaataaaaagaaaaaattgaaaatagggGTGGGACTAATCCGCTTAACCATTCAAGATTTCAAGTTAGTTTTATTGTGCTATTTCTTATACCTGAGACTTAACATTCATGATCAAAGTAATTTCATTTGTTCTTCCAGGATGAAGAGATGGAAAGCATTAGAAATCTGATTAATTCTGCAGTTTTAGATCCAGATGTGAAGGGTGGGTTGAGATGGCCCCTGGGTTTTGCGTCTTCTGGAAATAGATTTTCTGTGGTTGGGGTTTGGCACACAATAGCAAAAGCCTATAAAAGTCCATCAAGGAGGCTGAAGGTGAGACATGCTGATAGATTTGATTTTAGAACTTCAACTGGGGAAGCTTCAAGGGAGATAAGTTTGAAGGTTAAAAACATCGTCTCATTATTACAGGTAGTAATGTCTGTCTCTGCTTGCTTCTTAAGTGGATAATTTCTGCACTCTACtgtgttttcttgttttattaaTACCTAAATGTCTCTGACTTTCACTAACTTCATTTAAATAGATATATATCTGTACTAGTAACTCTTAGATTTCTGCAATAGGCTCAAATTTTGCATCATCTTTGCAGAATTTTTGAATTACTTGAATTTCCAAAGTTACAAGATGTCCTATAATTACTTTTGCTGCGCATCATTTTTTCCCTGCTTccaacaataaacaaaaaagaaaagaagaaaggaggatTCCCCATCCAAATTTGTACTTAAACATTCAACCATGTTTGCTGAACGTGTCaattgttctatatatatatatttatttatttattttaaaactagTCTACAACTTCAGACCCCAAATAAAACCAACACTTTCAAAAGCAAGatcatatgaatatatatatatatatatatacacacacacacatgtagaGTAGGCAACAATAAACCAGTCATGAGCAACAACACAGGATTTAGATAATTATTCAGCTTCAACATAATTGA
Above is a genomic segment from Alnus glutinosa chromosome 12, dhAlnGlut1.1, whole genome shotgun sequence containing:
- the LOC133851337 gene encoding uncharacterized protein LOC133851337 isoform X2; protein product: MSYIPPHKRQSKDPDRPSPIPESLPREFRRNLDTSSSKSNQGRSFKIVYAGRAVTLWFAVGLDDNNQFPSSVHLEPVPMEFIERKFGGKPLALANRNPVESAQVGGSCMRKPWESIAENVLPNLLSSFENLRNEVVCQKLESVKPTLVARFGKILFHGPSISQETTTMDLAGETTLRKLKRSFYTSVPNSFAENIMGEVGRKIEVDFEEEKDLYHVKLSDATQPDSTLSCKCSVMKEHKKLQLYKVELNPVRHMVVDTSCLDKSLDLRLMLYTKGILTALTDEEMESIRNLINSAVLDPDVKGGLRWPLGFASSGNRFSVVGVWHTIAKAYKSPSRRLKVRHADRFDFRTSTGEASREISLKVKNIVSLLQEETVEISSVSDMLKDTLRLIWDLML
- the LOC133851337 gene encoding uncharacterized protein LOC133851337 isoform X1, whose amino-acid sequence is MSYIPPHKRQSKDPDRPSPIPESLPREFRRNLDTSSSKSNQGRSFKIVYAGRAVTLWFAVGLDDNNQFPSSVHLEPVPMEFIERKFGGKPLALANRNPVESAQVGGSCMRKPWESIAENVLPNLLSSFENLRNEVVCQKLESVKPTLVARFGKILFHGSPSISQETTTMDLAGETTLRKLKRSFYTSVPNSFAENIMGEVGRKIEVDFEEEKDLYHVKLSDATQPDSTLSCKCSVMKEHKKLQLYKVELNPVRHMVVDTSCLDKSLDLRLMLYTKGILTALTDEEMESIRNLINSAVLDPDVKGGLRWPLGFASSGNRFSVVGVWHTIAKAYKSPSRRLKVRHADRFDFRTSTGEASREISLKVKNIVSLLQEETVEISSVSDMLKDTLRLIWDLML